The proteins below come from a single Natrinema sp. SYSU A 869 genomic window:
- a CDS encoding bile acid:sodium symporter, protein MRSKERLQRHQIAVYAVAVALAVGIGVGRPAIAALFERLITPVLAVLLYVTFLEIPFVRFRAAFTNGRFMAGAFGLNFLVVPVVVYGLTRFLPQEPVVLVGAFMVLLTPCIDYVIAFTDLAGGDAEQITAATPALLLLQLLLLPVYLWLFMGSRIATIVEPEPFLEAFFFLIVMPLALAWLTEVGATRSETGRRWQAAMGWLPVPMMGATLLVVIVSQLPRVQDSIGQIAAVVPVYVAFLVVMPLLGRVTAGLLRMDTGESRALIFTAVTRNSLVVLPLALALPAGYELAPAVVVTQTLVELTGMVVLTRVVPAWLVSEAPDTIAVPGIEPDE, encoded by the coding sequence ATGCGTTCGAAGGAACGGTTGCAGCGCCACCAGATCGCCGTTTACGCAGTCGCGGTCGCGCTCGCCGTCGGGATCGGAGTGGGGCGACCGGCGATCGCAGCGCTCTTCGAGCGGCTCATCACCCCCGTTCTCGCGGTGTTGCTCTACGTGACCTTCCTCGAGATTCCCTTCGTCCGGTTTCGCGCGGCGTTTACGAACGGCCGGTTCATGGCCGGTGCGTTCGGGCTGAACTTCCTCGTCGTCCCGGTCGTCGTCTACGGGCTCACTCGATTTCTCCCGCAGGAACCGGTGGTTCTCGTCGGTGCGTTCATGGTGTTGTTGACGCCCTGTATCGACTACGTGATCGCGTTTACCGACCTCGCCGGCGGGGACGCCGAGCAGATCACCGCTGCGACGCCGGCATTACTGCTCCTGCAGTTACTCCTATTGCCGGTCTATCTCTGGCTGTTCATGGGAAGCCGGATTGCCACTATCGTCGAGCCTGAACCGTTCCTTGAGGCGTTTTTCTTTCTCATCGTGATGCCGCTGGCGCTCGCATGGCTCACCGAAGTGGGGGCGACGCGGTCGGAAACCGGCCGCCGATGGCAGGCGGCGATGGGGTGGCTTCCCGTCCCGATGATGGGTGCGACTCTGCTGGTCGTGATCGTCTCCCAGTTGCCTCGCGTCCAGGACTCGATCGGTCAGATCGCCGCTGTCGTCCCGGTGTACGTCGCCTTTCTCGTCGTCATGCCGCTTCTCGGTCGAGTGACGGCCGGGCTCCTCCGAATGGATACCGGTGAGAGCCGCGCGCTCATCTTCACCGCTGTGACGCGAAATTCGCTAGTCGTACTCCCGCTGGCACTTGCGCTCCCTGCAGGCTACGAGCTAGCTCCGGCGGTCGTCGTCACCCAGACGCTCGTCGAACTGACCGGCATGGTCGTCCTCACTCGAGTCGTGCCGGCGTGGCTCGTCTCGGAGGCACCGGACACGATTGCGGTCCCCGGTATCGAACCGGACGAGTGA
- a CDS encoding ABC transporter permease subunit, whose product MFELTRYDGRRRIRGSIYLSIGLSLLAAMVIWVYPSFEAEVDLNQLLAAYPEPILQVMGIQTMTSLGGFLSFELYTFGWIIMLGLYLAYATAGAIADDVDRGRMDILLSIPISRARVVGERFAAMAVPIVGANLLPPVVVYVGARLIDHPLAAADVLAVHLLSIPYLFACAGIGLLASVAFDRAAIAQRVALGVTFVLFLSESLLTGTDAETVGAIAPMRYYDPNAVLLEGSYDLVGAGILVAMTLAFLVASQLWFGRIDIH is encoded by the coding sequence ATGTTTGAACTGACGCGGTACGATGGTCGCCGGCGGATTCGGGGTAGTATTTATCTCTCGATTGGACTTTCCCTGCTCGCGGCGATGGTCATCTGGGTCTACCCGTCGTTCGAGGCCGAGGTCGACCTCAACCAGCTGCTGGCCGCCTATCCCGAACCGATTCTGCAGGTGATGGGCATACAAACGATGACGAGTCTGGGTGGGTTCCTCTCGTTCGAGCTCTACACCTTCGGCTGGATCATCATGCTGGGCCTGTATCTGGCCTACGCCACAGCGGGAGCGATCGCCGACGACGTCGATCGCGGCCGGATGGATATTCTGCTTTCGATTCCGATTTCCCGGGCGCGAGTAGTCGGCGAACGGTTCGCTGCGATGGCGGTCCCGATCGTCGGCGCGAACCTCCTGCCGCCGGTCGTCGTCTACGTCGGCGCGCGACTGATCGACCACCCCCTCGCCGCCGCGGACGTGCTCGCGGTCCACCTGCTCTCGATCCCCTATCTGTTCGCCTGCGCCGGGATCGGCCTGCTCGCGTCGGTCGCCTTCGATCGCGCGGCGATCGCCCAGCGGGTCGCTCTCGGGGTCACGTTCGTGCTCTTCCTGTCCGAGTCGCTGCTCACCGGGACCGACGCCGAGACGGTCGGTGCGATCGCACCGATGCGCTACTACGATCCGAACGCAGTGTTGCTCGAGGGGAGCTACGACCTCGTCGGGGCGGGGATTCTCGTCGCGATGACGCTCGCCTTCCTCGTCGCGAGCCAACTGTGGTTCGGACGGATCGATATCCACTGA
- a CDS encoding helix-turn-helix domain-containing protein — MVDYPILRETLSEALDIELTWEQSDLTGDGGHQMLVWVDGDGFEKFDAGLEADPTVIASSPVVEFDSRRLYQLELTPDGQRVSVYPTVIKEGGVLREVTATHEGWYFRVAFPSDEALERFHAFFMEHSLEVEIRELYDESESLGLAGSRSQYGITDRQCEALVAAVDTGYLDIPRSCSLAELGERFDISPNATSERFRRGVKRLIENTVYSSN, encoded by the coding sequence TTGGTCGATTATCCTATTTTGCGCGAAACGCTCTCAGAAGCGCTCGATATCGAACTTACGTGGGAACAATCGGATCTCACCGGGGACGGTGGTCATCAGATGCTCGTCTGGGTCGACGGCGACGGGTTCGAGAAGTTCGACGCCGGCCTCGAGGCCGATCCGACCGTCATTGCGTCGTCCCCGGTTGTCGAGTTCGACAGCCGTCGCCTCTACCAACTCGAGTTGACGCCCGATGGCCAGCGAGTGAGCGTCTATCCGACCGTAATCAAAGAAGGCGGCGTCCTACGAGAAGTGACCGCGACACACGAGGGCTGGTATTTCCGCGTCGCCTTTCCGAGCGACGAGGCGCTCGAGCGATTTCACGCCTTCTTCATGGAGCACAGTCTGGAGGTCGAAATTCGAGAGCTGTACGACGAAAGCGAGTCACTCGGGCTAGCGGGGTCGCGATCGCAGTATGGGATAACGGACCGACAGTGCGAGGCACTCGTCGCTGCCGTCGACACCGGGTATCTCGACATTCCGCGATCCTGTTCGCTGGCCGAACTCGGCGAGCGGTTCGATATCTCGCCGAACGCAACGTCGGAACGTTTCCGGCGCGGCGTCAAGCGACTCATCGAGAACACGGTGTATTCGAGCAACTGA